CGGTGAGCCGAAGGCGAGCGTTCATCTAACAATCGTGGACCAAGCCCTGCGCAATATATTCAATCTATTCTAAGATTCAATTTTCTTGATCACTTCATACAGCGCATTGAATTTATAAATGCTGGATTTTGTGCCGGAACCAACCTTTTCAACAGATAATATTTCTTTAGCAACCATTTCTTTTAATAATGCTCTTGCCGTATTAATATTAATGCCAGTTTTCTTACTAAAATAAAGTGTATCGAATTTTATTTTTTCAAATAAGAAATCAATTATTTGTATAGAAAAGGATGTCTTTAATTCACTAATCTTATCTTTTGTGTCTTTTCTTATTTGATTCAAATCCCTTATGATATTCATTGAAATTTTAGCTTGTTCTGTCATCGCTTTAATGAAAAAATAGATCCAGCTTTCCCAATCATTATGGCTGGATATATTTTCTAGGCTTGTTATATATACGTTTCTATTTTTAGCTAAATAATAGCTTGCATAGAAAAAAGGGCTTTCCACTATTTTATATTTCCGCAGTAAAAGTGGTATAAGTATCCTTCCTACTCGGCCATTCCCATCTTCAAAAGGATGGATTAATTCGAATTGCGCATGAATTATAGCAATTTTAACGAGAGGATCTAATTCATTTGGAATAGAGCTGTTAATATATTCAATAAGATTCTCTACATAATCAG
This window of the Alphaproteobacteria bacterium genome carries:
- a CDS encoding Fic family protein translates to MPDFILKKLPIHIKIDYPKEAYILISKYDGMVELIENPEILTTLLFMQEAVTSSNIEGTIATISDILNFNVGDEIGERKSLDIQEIENYQDALKYAIKEVEDKNYLITPSLLKNIQHILLDNVRGKDKLRGVFKKNQNYIGNKYDQKITYIPVSPLLTTDYVENLIEYINSSIPNELDPLVKIAIIHAQFELIHPFEDGNGRVGRILIPLLLRKYKIVESPFFYASYYLAKNRNVYITSLENISSHNDWESWIYFFIKAMTEQAKISMNIIRDLNQIRKDTKDKISELKTSFSIQIIDFLFEKIKFDTLYFSKKTGININTARALLKEMVAKEILSVEKVGSGTKSSIYKFNALYEVIKKIES